Proteins co-encoded in one Coregonus clupeaformis isolate EN_2021a chromosome 17, ASM2061545v1, whole genome shotgun sequence genomic window:
- the LOC121586486 gene encoding major histocompatibility complex class I-related gene protein isoform X2 translates to MYRPNLMVFVLYFSLECICQSQSAIYSLNYIYTALSKPVELPGIHEFTAMGLINNKQIDYYDSVAKKKIPKQDWMREKLPADYWEKGTQSRKSKEQWFKVNVNILMDRMMHNSTDVHILQWKHGCEIDQQPDGTLKFMKGIDQYSYDGDDFLAFDDATMQWVAPVDQALPTKRKWDGVQILNQYTKGYLEKECVDWLSKFMEYGEKEFSSADSPPKVYPFAKKAQIAGHVRLTCMATGFYPKDVVMHIKKNGVPLTKHDGVLSTGVLPNDDDTYQIRMSVQIPEADKETYECYVNHDTLKEPIVEKWDGKCCDCGSVVGGVIPAVIVIIGVLILVVLLVRYRRVIIGC, encoded by the exons ATGTATAGACCTAATTTGATGgtttttgttttatatttttcattAGAATGTATTTGCCAGAGCCAAAGCG CCATCTACTCCCTGAATTACATCTACACTGCCCTCTCAAAGCCAGTAGAATTGcctggtatccatgagttcactGCCATGGGCCTGATCAATAACAAACAGATCGACTACTATGACAGTGTGGCAAAGAAGAAGATTCCCAAACAGGACTGGATGAGGGAGAAGCTGCCAGCAGACTACTGGGAAAAAGGCACTCAGTCACGCAAGAGCAAGGAGCAGTGGTTCAAAGTTAACGTCAACATCCTGATGGACCGCATGATGCATAACAGCACTG ATGTCCATATCCTTCAGTGGAAGCATGGCTGTGAGATTGACCAACAGCCAGACGGCACATTGAAATTCATGAAGGGCATTGACCAATACAGCTACGATGGTGACGACTTCCTGGCCTTCGATGATGCCACTATGCAGTGGGTGGCCCCAGTTGATCAAGCTCTGCCGACTAAGAGGAAGTGGGACGGGGTGCAGATCCTCAACCAGTACACCAAGGGCTACCTGGAGAAGGAGTGTGTGGACTGGCTGTCTAAATTCATGGAATATGGGGAGAAAGAATTCAGTAGTGCTGATT CCCCTCCAAAGGTATATCCATTTGCTAAAAAGGCCCAAATTGCAGGACATGTCCGACTGACCTGCATGGCCACAGGGTTCTATCCCAAAGATGTGGTTATGCATATTAAGAAGAATGGTGTTCCATTGACCAAACATGATGGAGTGCTGTCTACAGGAGTCCTACCCAATGATGATGACACCTACCAGATCAGGATGAGTGTGCAGATCCCAGAGGCAGATAAGGAAACTTATGAATGCTATGTCAACCATGACACTTTGAAGGAGCCAATTGTGGAAAAATGGG atggaaaatgttgtgaCTGCGGAAGTGTCGTTGGTGGAGTCATTCCGGCAGTCATTGTCATTATTGGAGTTCTGATCTTGGTGGTCCTGTTGGTTCGGTACAGAAGAGTCATAATTG
- the LOC121586486 gene encoding major histocompatibility complex class I-related gene protein isoform X1, translating into MYRPNLMVFVLYFSLECICQSQSAIYSLNYIYTALSKPVELPGIHEFTAMGLINNKQIDYYDSVAKKKIPKQDWMREKLPADYWEKGTQSRKSKEQWFKVNVNILMDRMMHNSTDVHILQWKHGCEIDQQPDGTLKFMKGIDQYSYDGDDFLAFDDATMQWVAPVDQALPTKRKWDGVQILNQYTKGYLEKECVDWLSKFMEYGEKEFSSADSPPKVYPFAKKAQIAGHVRLTCMATGFYPKDVVMHIKKNGVPLTKHDGVLSTGVLPNDDDTYQIRMSVQIPEADKETYECYVNHDTLKEPIVEKWDGKCCDCGSVVGGVIPAVIVIIGVLILVVLLVRYRRVIIATGNGVAFSDLGFAVLKR; encoded by the exons ATGTATAGACCTAATTTGATGgtttttgttttatatttttcattAGAATGTATTTGCCAGAGCCAAAGCG CCATCTACTCCCTGAATTACATCTACACTGCCCTCTCAAAGCCAGTAGAATTGcctggtatccatgagttcactGCCATGGGCCTGATCAATAACAAACAGATCGACTACTATGACAGTGTGGCAAAGAAGAAGATTCCCAAACAGGACTGGATGAGGGAGAAGCTGCCAGCAGACTACTGGGAAAAAGGCACTCAGTCACGCAAGAGCAAGGAGCAGTGGTTCAAAGTTAACGTCAACATCCTGATGGACCGCATGATGCATAACAGCACTG ATGTCCATATCCTTCAGTGGAAGCATGGCTGTGAGATTGACCAACAGCCAGACGGCACATTGAAATTCATGAAGGGCATTGACCAATACAGCTACGATGGTGACGACTTCCTGGCCTTCGATGATGCCACTATGCAGTGGGTGGCCCCAGTTGATCAAGCTCTGCCGACTAAGAGGAAGTGGGACGGGGTGCAGATCCTCAACCAGTACACCAAGGGCTACCTGGAGAAGGAGTGTGTGGACTGGCTGTCTAAATTCATGGAATATGGGGAGAAAGAATTCAGTAGTGCTGATT CCCCTCCAAAGGTATATCCATTTGCTAAAAAGGCCCAAATTGCAGGACATGTCCGACTGACCTGCATGGCCACAGGGTTCTATCCCAAAGATGTGGTTATGCATATTAAGAAGAATGGTGTTCCATTGACCAAACATGATGGAGTGCTGTCTACAGGAGTCCTACCCAATGATGATGACACCTACCAGATCAGGATGAGTGTGCAGATCCCAGAGGCAGATAAGGAAACTTATGAATGCTATGTCAACCATGACACTTTGAAGGAGCCAATTGTGGAAAAATGGG atggaaaatgttgtgaCTGCGGAAGTGTCGTTGGTGGAGTCATTCCGGCAGTCATTGTCATTATTGGAGTTCTGATCTTGGTGGTCCTGTTGGTTCGGTACAGAAGAGTCATAATTG